In the genome of bacterium, the window ACCGCAGACCAGGCGGAGCCGGGCACTCCATTCAATGGAGGGCACCGCTCCGTCAGCGCCGGGGAGCATATCAGGACAATAGTCCCTTTAACTAGAGCGAAGCACAGGTGGCAGCCGACGTCCCCGGCGGCTGATTGCCGACCGGTGAGTAGAATCGTTCGCCGGGACGTCGAACGCCACCTTGCCGAAGTCAAAATGAGGTCTTTTCGTGAAAACCTAAGGACTGGACCTTGTTTCAAGATAGTTGAAGTCTGGCGCGATCCACGCCTTATCAGGCGCGGCTACGTGGAAACAAGCCTTTTCAGCGCGCTGCTCACCTGATAACCCCTGGTTAAAAACTGTCCAGAAACGTCTTGTCAAACCCGTTGGATGAAATAGACTGGCAATAAAGCTTGAGCGACATATTTAAAGAGAGGGTGAAAATGATGAAGAAGCGTTTGTTTTCAGGGTTTACATTGATTGAAATGCTGGTGGTGATTGTGATTATCCTCTTATTGGGGGTAATGCTGTATCCCTCGTTAAGCAGGGCGATAGAGTCGGGACGTGGGACACAGTGCCGGTCCAATCTGCATCAATTACAATTAGCAGTTATGAACTACGCAAATGATAGCGATGGTCATGTGCCGCCGAGTACGTGCAGCTGGTATCAGAATGAGGCGGATATCTGGTGTCATGCACATGGATGGGTTGCATGGTCGGATTATAAAACATGTACTAATGCAAGTACGCATGCGAGTGGCGTAAACCCATATGCTTGGTCGGGAACAACGGGGCTTGCATGCATAACCAATGGGGGGCTCTACGCGTATGTTAAAAATGGTGAAGCGATTTATAAATGTCCGACATTTTCCCTGAAATCGAACTGCAAAGTGACAGATCCCGTGCGCAGTTACTCAATGAACACGGGCGCAGGTTGGTTTAACCTGCTTGCCGGGCAGGGGCGGACGGATACTATTTTATTTGGAGAAGACTCATTGTTGGTAGGTAATTTGACGGCGGATGCGCAATGCGCGACCAATGAACTGGCGCGATGGCATGTTGGCAAAGGGAATGTGGTCTATGTCGATGGGCACATTGAGCAGCAGTAAAATCACGAATTCCCTATATAAAACGCCCTTCAATAAAAAACATTAAAATTTCAAACGGTGAATATTGACACTCGAGGGGGTAAGGGATATAACTTTCCCAGCAATCGAGACAAGAGTCTCTGAAACGAACGACACAAGCGCCGAATCCAGTCGGCTGTAACGAAAGTGAAGATCGACTGGTGAAGGTAGTTTTTTGTGTCTTGATCTTTGAAAACAGAATAACCTGCAAGACACACTTCGATTCGGAAGTGGTGTGATTTGTTAAGCAACTGTTCTGGTTCTGTCTGCGAAAGCAGGTAGGACGAAACTATTAGTCAAACTCCAACGGCTTAGGAATAAGTCGCTGGTGTATTTTTTTCGGAGAGTTTGATTCTGGCTCAGAACGAACGCTGGCAGCGTGGATTAGGCATGCAAGTCGAACGAGAGTATTTTTGTAGCAATACAACGATACAAGAGTGGCGGAAGGGCGAGGAACGCGTGGGTAATCTACCCTCTGGTTAGGGATAACCCGCCGAAAGGTGGGCTAATACCCAATACGATGGTCTGCCGCATGGTGGATTGATCAAAGACGGGGAACCGTAAGGTCCTGTCGCCGGATGAGGAACCCGCGTCCTATCAGCTTGTTGGTGAGGTAACGGCTCACCAAGGCTTACGGGTAGCTGGTCTGAGAGGATGGTCAGCCGCACTGGGACTGAGACACTGCCCAGACTCCTACGGGAGGCTGCAGTC includes:
- a CDS encoding prepilin-type N-terminal cleavage/methylation domain-containing protein translates to MMKKRLFSGFTLIEMLVVIVIILLLGVMLYPSLSRAIESGRGTQCRSNLHQLQLAVMNYANDSDGHVPPSTCSWYQNEADIWCHAHGWVAWSDYKTCTNASTHASGVNPYAWSGTTGLACITNGGLYAYVKNGEAIYKCPTFSLKSNCKVTDPVRSYSMNTGAGWFNLLAGQGRTDTILFGEDSLLVGNLTADAQCATNELARWHVGKGNVVYVDGHIEQQ